Proteins encoded together in one Zingiber officinale cultivar Zhangliang unplaced genomic scaffold, Zo_v1.1 ctg134, whole genome shotgun sequence window:
- the LOC122036192 gene encoding 50S ribosomal protein L4, chloroplastic-like produces the protein MPITCAATPSLSSSFLTSPLSASRSHPFPNLSLTKHLRLAVRCDVAALPVLSFSGNKVGEVPLSLKSAPAETSRAIVHRGLVTEQQNQRRGTASTLTRGEVRGGGKKPYPQKKTGRARRGSQRTPLRPGGGVVFGPKPRDWSVKINRKEKRLALSTALASAAAASDAFVVEDFEQEFETGPKTKDFVAALRRWGLDPKRKAMFLMTEVSDNVLLSCRNLGTIKLLTPRMLNLFDILDSEKLVLTKSAVEYLNSTYGETTQEEDEGEEEEEEDAQGDN, from the coding sequence ATGCCGATCACCTGTGCGGCAACtccttccctctcctcctccttcctcactTCCCCGCTCTCCGCCTCCAGATCTCACCCCTTTCCCAATCTCTCTCTCACCAAGCACCTCCGCCTCGCCGTCCGCTGCGACGTCGCCGCCCTCCCCGTGCTCTCCTTCTCCGGCAACAAGGTAGGCGAGGTCCCCCTCTCCCTCAAGTCCGCCCCCGCAGAAACCTCCCGAGCCATCGTCCACCGCGGTCTTGTCACTGAGCAGCAGAACCAGCGCCGAGGCACGGCTTCCACACTCACCCGCGGAGAGGTCAGAGGCGGCGGGAAGAAGCCTTACCCGCAGAAGAAGACCGGCCGTGCCCGCCGTGGATCGCAGCGCACTCCGCTTCGCCCCGGAGGCGGCGTCGTGTTCGGCCCCAAGCCCCGCGACTGGAGCGTCAAAATCAACCGGAAGGAGAAACGCCTCGCACTGTCGACCGCTCTCGCCAGCGCGGCCGCGGCTTCTGATGCCTTCGTGGTGGAGGACTTCGAGCAGGAATTTGAGACGGggccaaaaactaaggatttcgTGGCGGCCTTACGGAGGTGGGGGCTCGACCCCAAGAGGAAAGCCATGTTCCTGATGACGGAAGTGTCGGATAATGTCCTGCTCTCCTGCAGGAACCTAGGGACCATCAAACTGCTAACTCCCAGAATGCTGAACCTATTCGATATTCTTGACTCCGAGAAATTGGTACTCACAAAATCAGCTGTGGAGTATCTCAACTCGACTTATGGGGAAACCACCCAAGAGGAGGacgaaggagaggaggaagaagaggaggatgcTCAAG
- the LOC122036194 gene encoding uncharacterized protein LOC122036194: MGVQVAGTWSASTTPSQAAVFAAVVSTVGAGKRKGVVGCTFLGAGESARLLRTRSMEVGGGRGRQPLGHGFLRRRAFGARTECFPSGGADDGRAEEDNVEEFVQRLEESILELQQQQGNGGDASLFSASFCLNTSSPPSLSKQEPSTEPPWVPVRPEPPDWPGQIVPACVEKNANSVELPLSLRIIKRKKRWEDGGWLREAGESAYCSVKRAFSSMVFIIRELQSYTLQMREELFCEDFQGIVARVHQEMNSSFVWLFQQIFSCTPTLMVSVMLLLANFTVYSMGHLDAPAMAAPNPLTQLEKVVMEHRRHIHRDQSSIKTTSIGRTASVGGNGGGGGRKAGPVAGATGDGRSDEGSVAYGSVFLDGISTAPGTVTTEEGAMAVEHEEARVWKGMLEEVSKMQGSTRDDALMDEETLRRLVSPVAVDLEADDYADYLRTELTYQNALSQDPENALLLANFAQFLYLVLRDHNRAEYYFKKAVGTKPDDAEALSRYASFLWVARKDLAAAEERFLEAVAADPGNPAYAAAYAHFLWNTGGDDTCYPLEAGEAAA; the protein is encoded by the exons ATGGGTGTTCAGGTCGCTGGGACGTGGTCCGCCTCCACGACGCCGTCGCAGGCCGCCGTCTTCGCTGCCGTTGTCTCCACCGTTGGGGCCGGCAAGCGGAAGGGCGTCGTGGGCTGCACGTTCCTTGGGGCTGGCGAATCGGCCAGGCTGCTGCGGACTCGGTCGATGGAGGTTGGGGGAGGCAGAGGAAGGCAGCCGCTTGGGCATGGCTTTTTACGCCGCCGCGCCTTCGGCGCCAGGACCGAGTGCTTCCCTTCTGGCGGCGCCGATGATGGTCGGGCGGAGGAGGATAATGTGGAGGAGTTTGTTCAGAGGTTGGAGGAATCGATTCTCGAGCTTCAGCAGCAACAAGGAAATGGAGGAGACGCATCCCTGTTCTCTGCTTCCTTTTGCCTCAACACGAGCTCGCCGCCGTCGTTGAGCAAGCAAGAGCCTTCAACGGAGCCCCCGTGGGTGCCGGTAAGGCCGGAGCCGCCGGACTGGCCCGGCCAGATCGTGCCGGCGTGCGTGGAGAAGAACGCGAACAGCGTGGAGCTACCCCTGTCGCTGCGGATCATAAAGCGGAAGAAGAGGTGGGAGGACGGCGGGTGGCTCCGGGAGGCGGGGGAGTCGGCCTACTGTTCCGTGAAGCGGGCCTTCTCCTCCATGGTCTTCATTATCCGCGAGCTCCAGAGCTACACGCTCCAAATGCGGGAGGAACTCTTCTGCGAGGACTTCCAGGGGATCGTCGCGCGGGTTCACCAGGAGATGAATTCCTCCTTCGTCTGGCTCTTCCAGCAGATCTTCTCCTGCACGCCCACCCTCATGGTCTCCGTCATGCTCCTCCTTGCCAACTTCACCGTCTACTCCATGGGTCACCTCGACGCCCCTGCCATGGCGGCGCCCAATCCGCTGACCCAATTGGAGAAAGTGGTGATGGAGCACCGTCGCCATATCCATCGCGATCAATCGTCCATCAAGACCACTTCGATTGGCAGGACCGCCTCCGTGGGAGGGAACGGCGGAGGCGGAGGTAGAAAGGCGGGGCCTGTGGCGGGGGCCACCGGGGACGGGCGATCGGATGAGGGATCCGTCGCATACGGTTCCGTTTTCCTCGACGGGATCTCAACAGCTCCGGGGACCGTAACCACCGAGGAGGGAGCGATGGCGGTGGAGCATGAGGAAGCTAGGGTTTGGAAAGGGATGCTGGAGGAGGTATCGAAGATGCAAGGAAGCACAAGGGACGATGCCCTGATGGACGAGGAGACGCTCCGGCGGCTCGTCTCGCCCGTGGCAGTAGACCTCGAGGCCGATGACTACGCCGACTACTTGCGCACGGAGTTGACGTACCAGAACGCGCTGTCGCAGGACCCGGAGAACGCCCTTCTGCTCGCAAACTTCGCCCAATTCCTCTACCTCGTCCTCCGCGACCATAACAG GGCGGAGTACTACTTCAAAAAGGCGGTGGGGACGAAGCCGGATGACGCGGAGGCGTTGAGTCGATACGCGAGCTTCCTGTGGGTGGCAAGGAAGGACCTAGCGGCGGCGGAGGAGAGATTCCTAGAAGCCGTCGCGGCGGATCCTGGCAACCCCGCCTACGCAGCCGCCTACGCCCATTTCTTGTGGAACACCGGCGGCGACGATACCTGCTATCCGCTGGAAGCCGGAGAGGCCGCCGCCTGA
- the LOC122036178 gene encoding lectin-like, translated as MPPRLRILAMLLSPPVSFFLLAVFLLLAASLSCGSCDEAGLGFRFSFDGSVKDRSFGAEFDLQGDAEVSGSAVRITRPANASSGRMAYRKPIRFFGAKLGFSSSFSFSISPAAGGFAFFLSPASALLERGNGYLAESSTSLMAVSFATAKTGNLSGSLIEITVSGEVLAKSSNLSVNGSVPYLNRGEKLHSLIDFDGDSKIIQVKLWRDKDSTPMNSPTSYAVDLSSNFLRREAVLVSLTSWSRNSTQRSSIYSWNFTARHGAPYLMHSEPLDPNSFLVRPTQNPPVHPRRAYPWGMFIAMVFAAACGAMLAFFLMFVWAGLGWRWPVSPVEFSVGVDYGTAEGTGEKGLKSGNKE; from the coding sequence ATGCCTCCGCGCCTCCGGATCTTGGCGATGCTGCTGTCTCCTCcggtttccttcttcctcctcgccGTCTTTCTCCTCCTCGCCGCCTCTTTGTCCTGTGGGAGCTGTGATGAGGCCGGACTCGGTTTCCGCTTCTCTTTCGACGGATCGGTGAAAGATCGGAGCTTTGGGGCGGAGTTTGATCTCCAGGGCGACGCGGAGGTGAGTGGTTCGGCGGTCAGGATCACGCGTCCGGCAAATGCGAGCTCGGGGCGGATGGCGTACCGGAAACCGATCAGATTCTTCGGCGCCAAACTagggttttcttcttccttctctttctctatCTCTCCTGCCGCCGGCGGCTTCGCTTTCTTCTTGTCCCCAGCTAGTGCTCTTCTTGAAAGGGGGAACGGCTATCTTGCTGAATCCTCGACCAGTCTGATGGCAGTGAGCTTCGCGACGGCAAAAACTGGTAATCTAAGTGGAAGTCTCATCGAGATCACTGTCTCCGGCGAGGTTTTAGCTAAAAGCAGCAATCTTTCCGTCAATGGCTCTGTGCCCTACCTTAACAGAGGAGAAAAGTTGCATTCTTTGATTGATTTCGACGGAGACTCAAAGATAATTCAGGTGAAACTTTGGCGTGACAAAGATTCAACGCCGATGAACTCACCGACTTCTTACGCCGTCGATTTGTCGTCCAACTTCTTGCGGCGAGAGGCAGTTTTGGTGTCTTTAACCTCCTGGAGTCGCAATTCCACGCAGCGCAGCAGCATCTACTCCTGGAATTTCACGGCGAGGCATGGAGCTCCATATCTGATGCATTCAGAGCCCCTGGATCCCAATTCATTCCTAGTACGGCCAACTCAGAATCCTCCGGTGCATCCGAGAAGAGCTTATCCCTGGGGAATGTTCATCGCCATGGTGTTCGCTGCCGCATGCGGAGCCATGTTGGCGTTCTTCCTCATGTTCGTGTGGGCGGGGCTCGGTTGGCGGTGGCCGGTGTCCCCTGTAGAATTCTCGGTGGGGGTCGACTACGGAACGGCCGAAGGAACCGGAGAGAAGGGCCTCAAGAGTGGTAATAAGGAATAG
- the LOC122036179 gene encoding glucose-induced degradation protein 4 homolog isoform X1: MPVRVESSTPSQDLGQDSSAGHPPPPSCSLLSAGRAFSGTQNVSSLQKDEAWKVNVRIQGIDNDHGYLCGTMEALNVPLADTPVVTFWEGELVDGRNYTFFTGKWEATPEDDIRHWLKFQSFTPLLSQVEADGGKNLDLSNYPYIFMRWKEQYFVNVGIDCGLTIAGFYYVCFSCSDGSINGFYYDPNSSPYQKLELKCIPGGTAGFTFSSYQLS, translated from the exons ATGCCGGTTAGAGTGGAGAGCTCGACGCCTTCTCAAGATTTGG GACAAGATTCAAGTGCTGGACATCCTCCGCCTCCTTCTTGTAGTCTTCTGAGTGCTGGGAGG GCTTTTTCTGGTACTCAAAATGTTTCAAGCTTGCAAAAAGATGAAGCATGGAAGGTTAATGTGAGAATCCAAGGAATTGACAATGATCATGGTTATTTATGTGGCACAATGGAAGCACTAAACGTCCCCTTAGCAGATACCCCT GTAGTTACTTTCTGGGAGGGAGAACTTGTCGATGGAAGGAATTACACCTTTTTCACTGGAAAGTGGGAAGCAAC GCCAGAGGATGATATTAGACATTGGTTGAAATTTCAATCTTTTACTCCCCTATTG AGTCAGGTTGAGGCTGATGGAGGCAAAAATTTGGACCTGAGTAATTATCCATACATATTTATG AGATGGAAAGAGCAGTACTTTGTAAATGTTGGAATAGACTGCGGCCTAACCATCGCCGGCTTCTACTATGTTTGCTTTTCGTGTAGTGACGGTTCTATTAATGGTTTCTATTATGACCCAAATAGCAG CCCTTATCAGAAGCTCGAGCTGAAATGCATCCCGGGAGGTACTGCAGGTTTTACCTTCTCTTCGTATCAATTGAGTTAG
- the LOC122036155 gene encoding nuclear pore complex protein NUP62-like gives MAFSFNSSFSSSSSSSSSSFSFPSQPSVSSASSPFSLSSSAASPSPFSFAPTAAGAASSSATGFSLGASSSAGSSPSLFGLSTFGSSSAASSAFSTSSLFSTSAPSSAASTFSLFPPSVPSSAATTSSLFSPSAPSSASTTPGLFSSQAVSAPKPIPFPSASAAPSASSSPNFGFGLGASTPNFGFGSSSTAASPLFGTSASPPAPALSSAQTLFASSASGAPSVPSFATSSSSPAFSVPTTSAPAPSFVSPFPASSSASPLFSSSATATSSPAITSISTSPFSFGSGSSFAPSSFDAVSSGSTTSSSPVTTTPTLATGFSFATPTSAVSQPSFGFTNAATSTPSSASMFSAPTAAKPSTLSFGFGSSPALPVSSVAPTVTTASTTSPPAVTPVATSSSLFAQAVPSSVTSPLSFPIPSSSPAAAASAATASASKTTSSSTPTLAFPSFGVSTPAAALSTTASTITSIPLQPAPAASLLGSSISASSSLSSSSVTSQALTPTVQAASHGLSTTTSAVQAPKLPSEIAGKTVEEIIKDWNAELQERTTKFQKQATAIAEWDMRILQNRDILIRLEAEVAKVVEYQTSLQRQLELIETHQQEVDKALESMEAEAERIYKDERSLLLEDEATSVRDSMYEQAEFIEREMQNMTEQVKSIIQTVNASQGGGLDMIDTMNPLDVVVRILDNQLSTLMWIDEKANEFSDQIQKVADRGAAAERGSKGSKLRPTLL, from the exons ATGGCGTTCTCCTTCaactcttccttttcttcctcgTCGTCTTCTTCGTCCTCGTCCTTCTCCTTTCCATCCCAACCCTCAGTCTCTTCCGCTTCCtcccctttctccctctcctcctccgccGCCTCCCCCTCCCCCTTCTCCTTCGCTCCCACCGCCGCTGGCGCCGCCTCATCTTCCGCCACTGGTTTCTCCCTAGGCGCTTCTTCCTCTGCCGGTTCCTCCCCATCTCTCTTCGGCCTCTCAACCTTTGGCTCCTCATCGGCCGCATCCTCCGCCTTTTCTACCTCCAGTCTTTTCTCGACGTCTGCTCCATCTTCCGCCGCTTCTACCTTCAGTCTTTTCCCGCCATCGGTTCCATCTTCCGCTGCTACTACCTCTAGTCTTTTCTCGCCATCTGCTCCATCCTCCGCCTCTACTACCCCCGGTCTCTTTTCCTCGCAGGCTGTCTCCGCTCCCAAACCCATCCCTTTTCCCTCAGCATCCGCCGCACCTTCCGCTTCCTCAAGCCCTAATTTTGGTTTTGGATTGGGGGCTTCGACTCCCAACTTCGGCTTCGGTTCGTCTTCCACTGCTGCCTCTCCGTTGTTTGGTACTTCCGCTTCCCCTCCGGCGCCGGCCTTGTCCTCGGCTCAGACACTGTTTGCTTCGTCAGCTAGTGGCGCGCCTTCGGTGCCTTCGTTTGCTACGTCCTCATCTTCCCCCGCCTTTTCTGTGCCGACGACGTCTGCTCCAGCTCCATCCTTCGTATCCCCGTTTCCTGCCTCCTCCTCTGCGTCCCCtctattctcttcttctgctACCGCTACTTCCTCTCCTGCCATCACCAGCATTTCGACCTCTCCTTTCTCCTTTGGAAGTGGCAGTTCCTTTGCTCCGAGTTCGTTCGATGCCGTGTCGTCTGGTAGTACTACTTCGTCCTCACCTGTTACTACCACGCCCACCTTGGCAACTGGCTTTTCTTTTGCGACTCCGACATCTGCTGTGTCCCAACCTTCCTTTGGGTTTACCAATGCTGCTACATCAACTCCCTCCAGTGCATCTATGTTCTCCGCTCCTACTGCTGCAAAGCCTTCAACTCTGTCATTTGGATTTGGGTCTTCTCCCGCATTGCCCGTATCAAGCGTGGCACCAACTGTCACAACTGCAAGCACTACTTCTCCGCCTGCCGTGACACCTGTAGCTACGTCTTCCTCGTTGTTTGCTCAAGCAGTCCCTTCGTCTGTTACATCTCCTCTGTCATTTCCAATTCCTTCATCATCTCCAGCAGCTGCTGCATCTGCCGCCACAGCCTCTGCTTCAAAAACGACATCAAGTAGCACACCTACACTTGCTTTCCCAAGCTTTGGTGTATCAACACCCGCGGCTGCTCTCTCCACCACGGCATCAACAATAACATCCATTCCACTTCAACCTGCACCAGCTGCCTCTTTGTTAG GTTCCTCCATTTCGGCATCTTCAAGTTTGTCTAGTAGTTCTGTTACAAGTCAAGCTTTAACGCCAACTGTTCAAGCTGCTAGTCACGG ACTTTCTACAACCACTTCAGCTGTCCAAGCACCCAAGTTACCATCAGAGATTGCTGGAAAAACTGTTGAGGAA ATTATTAAGGATTGGAATGCTGAGCTACAAGAGCGCactacaaaatttcaaaagcaGGCTACAGCAATAGCTGAATGGGATATGAGGATTCTGCAAAACCGTGATATTCTTATTAGACTGGAG GCTGAGGTGGCAAAAGTTGTTGAGTATCAAACTAGCTTACAACGACAGCTTGAATTAATTGAAACACATCAGCAGGAG GTTGACAAAGCTCTGGAGAGCATGGAAGCGGAAGCTGAGCGCATATACAAAGACGAACGGTCATTGCTTTTAGAAGATGAAGCTACTTCAGTGAGAGATTCAAT gtatgagcaagcagagtttatTGAAAGAGAAATGCAAAATATGACTGAACAAGTGAAATCAATAATTCAAACAGTGAATGCTTCTCAG GGAGGTGGCCTGGATATGATTGATACCATGAATCCACTTGATGTTGTTGTGCGAATACTTGACAATCAGCTGAGCACTCTAATGTGGATAGATGAAAAG GCAAATGAGTTTTCAGACCAGATTCAAAAGGTTGCGGACCGTGGCGCTGCTGCTGAACGAGGGTCCAAGGGTTCAAAATTACGGCCTACGTTACTCTAG
- the LOC122036179 gene encoding glucose-induced degradation protein 4 homolog isoform X2, with amino-acid sequence MPVRVESSTPSQDLGQDSSAGHPPPPSCSLLSAGRAFSGTQNVSSLQKDEAWKVNVRIQGIDNDHGYLCGTMEALNVPLADTPVVTFWEGELVDGRNYTFFTGKWEATPEDDIRHWLKFQSFTPLLSQVEADGGKNLDLSNYPYIFMPLSEARAEMHPGRYCRFYLLFVSIELGAIF; translated from the exons ATGCCGGTTAGAGTGGAGAGCTCGACGCCTTCTCAAGATTTGG GACAAGATTCAAGTGCTGGACATCCTCCGCCTCCTTCTTGTAGTCTTCTGAGTGCTGGGAGG GCTTTTTCTGGTACTCAAAATGTTTCAAGCTTGCAAAAAGATGAAGCATGGAAGGTTAATGTGAGAATCCAAGGAATTGACAATGATCATGGTTATTTATGTGGCACAATGGAAGCACTAAACGTCCCCTTAGCAGATACCCCT GTAGTTACTTTCTGGGAGGGAGAACTTGTCGATGGAAGGAATTACACCTTTTTCACTGGAAAGTGGGAAGCAAC GCCAGAGGATGATATTAGACATTGGTTGAAATTTCAATCTTTTACTCCCCTATTG AGTCAGGTTGAGGCTGATGGAGGCAAAAATTTGGACCTGAGTAATTATCCATACATATTTATG CCCTTATCAGAAGCTCGAGCTGAAATGCATCCCGGGAGGTACTGCAGGTTTTACCTTCTCTTCGTATCAATTGAGTTAGGTGCCATATTTTAG